The window TAAGGTGTTCCAAACGTCGTCCCTTAGCTTTAAATTGGCGAAGCTCCAGGGTGAACCAGGGGGCAGAGTGAATGAACGAGACAGTCCAGGTTTTCAGTGGAGCAAGATTATCTAAAAGGCTGCATGGTCCAACGTTATAGTGGTCAAACTAGTTCATCTGTGGTAAATAAATTGTCGCTACTGGGCTGGCTGAAGACTCCATTGGAGAAGGCAATTAAatcaatattcttaatattatgaaATGAGATAAAATGGAAAAGATTTGATTTAGATAATATTAAGTCAACACCAGTTTGTGATCAGATATCGACAGGTCAGATGCTGTACAATTATAAGGAGTAACACCAGAGCAATAAATAAGATCAAGAATATGGCCTTTAGAGTGAGTAGGAAAGTATATAATTTTTTGTATGGGAGCCTGCAAAACCTCTGCAGGGAGTGATATATACTAACATGAAGTTAAACAAAGTGGAAAACTTTACTAGATCTTTCTCAGCATGTAAGCAGCATGACACTTACATTTATAAGcaatacagaagaagaaataagaAGGAGGATGAAAAACCTTTTAATAGTGAACggctgaaaaaaaatatgaatattctgATTGACACAAAGAGGCAGGAAAAGGGAAAACTGTTGTCTAAGACTGGCCTCCAAGAATTCCAGGTTAAGCCTGAATTGAAGAAGAAACTGTAGTGTTCTGAGTGCCATATTGATCatgtaatgtttttgtttgttttttttttttaaccattgaaATATTGCATGAGTTGGAATTTTCCATTGGCAGTGTTTCTATGTCTGGCTTGGCACAAAACTGCACCTTAAAAAgaactttaataaaaatatgagAAAAGGATTGCATCACATGTAATCTGTCCATTTGTGACTAGGAACCATTTTTTAAGTTCTTGTTTATAAAGAGTTTAAAGGTTTAGCACACTTTTGAAAGTAATTCCATTTTATTTCTGGCTTATACAATAAGgatatactaaaaaaataaaaaagtacagcaGTAGTCTTCTGTTGGTACAACACAAGCTTTTGACATTTAATGTTTGTTGGTCTCAAGTTGGGAAAGGGCTTATAGGAATGTTAAAAGGATAGATTTTCACTTTAGTGTACATTATATAacttttctttggattttcctTTTAGTTTACTTTAATAGGACTTTGTTGTTTTGctgctctgatttgtttgtgttatttatttagcttATGTGGTTTAACTGATTACGGTTGCTTTTTATCTATTTCTATCTGTATACCTGTTTAATCTATAAAAGTGaaagaattatattttataaataaattattgttgttagcattattattatttgtgtgtcatctgcaattaaaaatatgacaaaagtatTCTGCTTTCTTTTAGAAAAGCTACGTGTTGATAATCAAAAACTAAATGAAGGTGAGTATAAAAATGTGAACCGTGATAAAATCACATAGCTTTGAGGAACAAAGAATGACCTTCTAAACCTAAACCACACAGTTTTTAACTTCAAATGTAAAACAGCTAAGCTCAACAGAGACCGGCTTTTAGATAACATTCTGTCAGCAATTTATCTAATTTCCCAATTGCTTAAACATATTTCACTGAAAGTCCCCTCATTCCCTCAAAGTTTTAACACAATATCATAACATCTCACTCATCTGTGCAACTCCTAGACATCCAGtccaaaagcaaacagtcaactcAAAATCATTCACTCTGTCACTTAAAGCAAACATTTCACTCAGATGACACACCAGCAAGCAAAAATGACCACACAGAGTGGCCACAAGACACAACAAGGGTCGATTCAGAACACTACTCTAAAAACTTAATATAACCAGGAACCATATTTCAAACTTATCGAGGTTTCCATTGATTGTActcaaaatacaataattaaagtgTACACCATGTGCAAGACcaagtttcaaattttaatttttctcaaatgCACTGCTCCAAATTCAACAGTAtctaaactcataaaaaaagttctatacattttataaaactacaattaaaaagttacagtaaacaaaaaaagttaaactaGAAGACAAAAAAACTGTAAGAAACTGTACATGCGGCTAATGACTAATGTCTGCCAAACACTGTACATTACAAACACTATTCATTAGCATCATGTCTCCCGGTTGGGTCAGGCCACAAAGCCTCATCCGTGTCACAGAAGATGTTTTCTTATTTAAAGCAGTGAGGGAAATATGATTGGTTCTGTCTCCTCCAGGCTTGGATGGACTGTAAAATGATATCTCTCCAGGCTTTCTTCTTGACCCAGAAAACATTCCTTGCATCATAAGGATTCCAGTTATAAACCTTCCACCGTCATTCTGAGAATTCTTCTATGGGGTTGAGAAATGGGGAATATGCTGGAAAGAAGAAATTGGAAAACCAGGGATGATCAGTGAACCAGTTATGTACGGCTGCAGTTCGGTGAAAACTGACATGGTTCCAAATCACAATGTATTGCAACACCTCTGCCCTTCCACTCTCATTTTGTTAcaaatataattagtagaaaggtAGAATCCTTATATTCAATATCATATTGTAAGTCTCTAAAATGAGTCTGATGATAAGATTAGATTGCCAggaagatacaaaaaacaaaaaagttaaactgtagaataaaataaaatctaaagggTTTCTAAgatcaaaagaccacccagcccccactgggcattccacctaacataaatgtgcttaagtcattcctcattgtttccaggctttgtctGAGGGAATGTGATGTAGTCAGTCTCATGGATAGCTCAACACAACGCATCACACAAGTTCAAAAACAGCATAGAATTATTGATAATGTTACACGATATACAAGAGGTAGGGAGACACACATAAAACCCATCTCATGGCCTGTGCTTGCAGCAAAGTGCAGCTGTATGAGATCCTTTAGAAAGACTGAAACTTCCTTGAAATTTATTCTGTTTGATAAAAAGGTTGAGTTTAAAGAGAGCAAAGTGAATAGGCTGGAGTAATAAAAAGCAATGTCATTAAAACCTaatgaaaatatctgaaaaatataCACTTCAGTAACAATTGTTTGAGGAAAGACTTCCttttctatgtatgtgtgtatttatttatttagttagttttcattttatttaattaactttcagaatactccaaaattaaaaaaaatcataacttcTATCTGTCTTAATTATTTTGGTGTTTAATGTGTAACCAGAGATTTTTTAATGTTCTCTTTCAGAAAATGATGAACTCAGTAGTGAATTTGGTAAGCATGTTAACTTTATCATGCATTGGAGCTTGACTTGAACATGTGAAGAAAGCTCTCTCAGAGTACAGCAAGAGAATCAGAGTCAGACAAGTCTGCCAGGCTGGTTTGAATGTGTTGTAAAGAATGAAATGAAGGTCATGTTGGTACCTTACATAACATGCATGAGAACTTTTTCACAAGACTGTTATTGTGTTCCTTTGCTGTGTTTTTTGGCTATGGAACCACTATGGGAATTCCTGGACCCTTATGCAAGCTTGACTGCCccctttcatttcctttttacAGGAAATAATATTCCtggatattttatatattagctTCAATGATTTTGTATTAGGTTTTAGGTTACTGTGAGCAAGGTAGTTTTTCCTttgaaggttgtttttttttgtctttgatgtAATCATCagtacagtattttttcaataaaaataattttgttgacTTTACATAAGGAAATTATATATTTCACAttggtgtttttatattttttaatatttttagttttgttttaacttgCAGTCAATTTTGAGAGATCAATGAAAATTATGTTAAGAGATTTTTTGAAAAGTCATTCTGGTTATTGTCCACATTCCTACCGAACCTGTAGGTACAAGTTTTGATCTTACTTTGAATGTACtaagacttccatccatccattatcgctatatcctaactacagggtcacgggggtctgctggagccaatcccagccaacacagggtacaaggcaggaaacaaaccccaggcagggtgccagcccaccgcagagcatgcacacacacacacacacacacacacacacgcacgcacacacacacacacacacacacaccaagcacacactagggacaatttagaatcgccaatccacctaacctgcatgtctttggagtgtgggaggaaactggagcacccggaggaaacccacacagacacagggagaacatgcaaactccactccgCCCTCTACTAAGACTTAAGAAAGtaaaaatctgacaaatgagaagagGCAGTTCAGTCAATCAGGCTAAttttttagctaatagctaagatgtcctaGTATTTCACCCAGATATCTTCTTAAAAGGTGTCAAGGCGTCTGCTTCAAATACATGTCTCAGTGGTttctttcagattcccacaactgttTATGAAAGGAAGTGAAGTGCATTGTAGCCATCCATGTATACTTATTAATTATTGTGCTTGACTGTAACTTTACAGTTTCAACAAACTTTTGAATGaagttatttaattctttttttgttttacagataAGATTGGAATTGTGCCTGATGCAGGTAGGAATCAGCAATTTATAATTTACCATTTAGATAACTAACATGAAGTATGATTGAATGAATCCTAACATTCTAATTGTCTTCCTTTTCTCCAGAATGGAAGCGTATTCAAGACCAAGGAGGTAAACAGTACATTTGAACTAATACTTTAGTTCTAATTTAATGTGGTAGCTGAAACACATAAGCatgatcttttattttattgtcttgcTTTTCATATCCTTTTTGAGTTATTACAAAACACAAAGTGGTGTGCCTCACTTTCAGcattctgttttactttttctaCAGCTGATATGGTCCTGTCCTCTGACACAGCTCATAGTGACATTTCTGTGGATACTAATGCAGGACAAGTGAAATTTATAGGAGATCTTAAGGGTCCAGACAGATGGTGCTGTGTTACTGGCAATGAAGCCCAGCAGGATCACTACTGGGAGGTGGAGGTTGGGGAAAAGGGCAGCTGGGCAATTGGACTGGCATCTGACAGCATCAAAAACAACAAGCTTATTCCTGAGTGCCCTGGGGAAGGATTCTGGATCATCCGCCTCTACAGAGGGAAAAAGTTAGAGGCCGTCTCAAGCACAGTTGAGGAACTTcagcaaaaaccaaaaaaagtggGAATACATTGGAAACGAAAGTGTTTACGTTTTTATGATGTGGAGAAAAAACAACTCATCCACAAATTTGATATTGAATACACTGAGTGCTTGTATCCTGTCTTCAGTCCAGGGTCACGTGACAAGGGACcattaatcatcaaaattaaacaaaattaaaggtAACACACTTTTATATtatctttgtgatttttgttctGAAGCTCCTAACTTTTGTAATACATTACTGTAGGATATGCTGTTTTATGTAATAACTGTAGTGTCAGGATAAGtaattaaagaaagaatgaattgacttctggcggcacggtggcacagcggtagcgttgcttcctcgcagttaggagacccaggttcacttcccaagtcctccctgcgtggagtttgcatgttctccccgtgtctgcatgggtttcctcccacagtccaaagacatgcaggttaggtacattggtgatcctaaattgtccctagtgtgtgctgtgtgggtgggtgtatgtgtgtgtgtcctgtggtgggctggcaccctgcccggggtttgtttccttccttgcgccctgtgttggctggaattggccccagcagacccccatgaccctgtagttaggataaagcgggttggataatggatggatgaattgaattCTCTTTGATATGGAGCTGCAGTTTCTCTTGCTTTTCCCAAAGAGATAGCCCATCCAGTTAATATTTGTTGATATGAGAAATGATTATATAATGCAGTAAGAGTAAGCACAAAAGTGAATATGAAAATCCATACACTGAGTCGTGCAACTTAAGAAGAGGTCAGACAGATGTGGTCTCTGGGAGTTTTAGCAAAGGAAGtgtgaatgtgaaaaaataacaatgttttcATGGATTTAGGGATAAAGAAAGGTCAGTAAATTATTGTAAAACATTCTACTGAATGTTTTCAAGTGAATCCTGCAGATTAAtcctgtttatttgtattgttttgcaAATTACCGAAAAATTCTCATTAAACAGTccagttgtgaaaatgaaatggTAATCTTCCAAATTTTGATTGGGgtcctgtttatttttgttttatcatgtGCATGCAAAGACCTTGGGCTGATTCCAAGCATGATGGGTAATTATACCCAACCCTTCTCAGAGAAGTACAGCATTGGATGTTTTAGCCCAATATTCTACATGTATTCAGTATATGGTAAATTTTATTTAGtgtattttcttcttattttggcTGCATGGATTTTAGTCTTGCACACTTTCAAAAAACACTTCCAGAAGGCATATTCAGTCTTTTATTGACCACAATGTGACTCATACTTgtgaaaatacacatttttaaatgaagaagCACCACTGTACTAATCCCTCAGGTCCTCTTCATTTTTTATGTACACAAAGATACGCTGCTTTCTAAAACGGGGGGCTGGTTGTTTCTCTGTCTGTGGACTGATTTTCTTCACGTATTTATAATCAGTAAGAAACAGTGAATAGGCAAAGTATATTCTTTCAGTTAAAGATACAAGACAGTATGAAACATTTCAGTGGTCCACTTAAACCACACACATTTCATTTCCATTCTTGAGTGTTTTATTGCCCTTCTTTGTAATCATTCCTTTAAACTTCTTCACTTGCTGCAGTCTACCTACACTACTCTGTTTAACGGGGCTTAATCTAAAAGATGTGATGCCACTTCCTTCTGATTATATCTATCTATGGCTCACATTTGATTCTTCAATCTTTGTTAATTCCACGTGCTTAGTAAGCCATCTGTACCTTCATAATTAAGACTTGGCCCATCCACAGCTGACCTTGTGTCTGGCCTACTTAGTGCAACATTACAAGCCCTCTctacaccatgctgccccca of the Erpetoichthys calabaricus chromosome 2, fErpCal1.3, whole genome shotgun sequence genome contains:
- the LOC127526601 gene encoding E3 ubiquitin-protein ligase TRIM39-like, whose amino-acid sequence is MRPQVFNWKSAFTQGPTLEQDGAHIKNLQKEQKENEKLRVDNQKLNEENDELSSEFDKIGIVPDAEWKRIQDQGADMVLSSDTAHSDISVDTNAGQVKFIGDLKGPDRWCCVTGNEAQQDHYWEVEVGEKGSWAIGLASDSIKNNKLIPECPGEGFWIIRLYRGKKLEAVSSTVEELQQKPKKVGIHWKRKCLRFYDVEKKQLIHKFDIEYTECLYPVFSPGSRDKGPLIIKIKQN